In Gopherus evgoodei ecotype Sinaloan lineage chromosome 10, rGopEvg1_v1.p, whole genome shotgun sequence, a single window of DNA contains:
- the EEF2K gene encoding eukaryotic elongation factor 2 kinase isoform X2 codes for MPDPWAEFHLEDIETEYATRYRYNAVTGEWVEDEVLIKMASQPFGRGAMRECFRTKKLSNFLHTQNWKGAFNYVAKRYIETVDRDVYFEDVRLQMEAKLWGEEYNRHKPPKQVDIVQTSIIEMKNRPGKPLFHLEHYIEGKYIKYNSNSGFVRDDNIRLTPQAFSHFTFERSGHQLIIVDIQGVGDLYTDPQIHTESGTDFGDGNLGVRGMALFFHSHACNKICKSMGLTPFDLSPKEKHVLDHSNKLLESAQTIVRGTEEKCGSSRVRTISGSRPPLLFRLSENSGDESMSDVAFDSLPSSPSSATPHKMDMLHWPVFSEVDNLVHKNHDHLDNQRDSENGGDSGCPSEKRSDLEDMDHRERGHSNYNRRRESDEDSLGSSARVSVEKWNLYNSSRVHVHRPSCVAVEVERLNALEFEKKIGKSILGKVHLAMVRYHEAGRFCEKDQEWDQESALFHLVHAADCGELEAIVGLGLIYSQLPHHILAEVTSEDTEENRGKGFDYLLRAAEAGDRPSMILVARSYDTGVNLGSNRIQDWKEALHWYNAALNMTDYDEGGEYDGTQDEPHYLLLAREAEMLMTGGFCLAKDPQRSGELYTEAAEAAIQAMKGRLANQYYLKAEEAWAMMEE; via the exons ATGCCTGATCCCTGGGCAGAATTTCATCTTGAGGACATTGAAACAGAATATGCCACACGTTATAG GTACAACGCAGTTACTGGGGAGTGGGTCGAAGATGAAGTTCTCATCAAAATGGCTTCACAA CCCTTTGGCCGTGGAGCAATGCGGGAGTGCTTCAGAAC GAAAAAGCTGTCCAATTTTTTACACACTCAGAATTGGAAAGGTGCATTTAACTATGTTGCCAAGCGATACATCGAGACTGTAGACAGGGATGTATACTTTGAGGATGTCCGACTTCAAATGGAAGCAAAACTTTGGGGAGAGGAATATAACCGGCACAAGCCACCAAAACAG GTTGACATAGTGCAGACCAGcattattgaaatgaaaaacaGACCTGGAAAGCCCCTCTTTCATTTGGAACATTACATAGAGGGAAAATACATCAAATACAACTCAAACTCTGGATTCGTACGAGATGACAACATTCGCCTTACCCCACAA GCCTTTAGCCACTTCACATTTGAGCGTTCAGGACACCAGCTCATTATTGTTGATATCCAGGGAGTTGGCGATCTTTATACAGACCCACAGATCCACACAGAGAGTGGCACAGACTTTGGAGATGGCAACCTAG GTGTACGGGGTATGGCTTTGTTCTTTCATTCTCATGCCTGTAACAAGATTTGCAAAAGTATGGGACTGACACCTTTTGATCTCTCACCTAAAGAGAAGCATGTCTTGGATCATAGTAACAAACTGCTT GAATCTGCTCAGACAATTGTACGTGGCACAGAGGAAAAATGTGGCAGTAGCCGGGTGAGAACGATTTCTGGTAGTCGGCCTCCTCTGCTTTTCCGCCTGTCTGAAAATTCTGGAGATGAGAGCATGAGTGATGTGGCATTTGACTCCTtaccctcttctccctcctcagcAACACCACATAAAATGGACATGCTTC ACTGGCCTGTGTTCAGTGAAGTGGATAACTTGGTTCACAAAAACCATGATCATCTTGATAACCAAAGG GACTCTGAAAATGGTGGAGACAGTGGGTGCCCCAGTGAAAAGAGGAGTGACCTGGAAGATATGGATCATCGAGAAAGG GGCCATTCAAACTACAACCGAAGACGTGAATCTGATGAAGACAGTTTGGGAAGTTCTGCAAGG GTCAGTGTGGAGAAGTGGAATCTCTACAACTCTTCCAGAGTCCACGTCCATAGACCATCCTGTGTTGCAGTGGAAGTTGAGAGACTCAATGCACTggaatttgaaaagaaaattgggAAATCCATCCTTGGGAAG GTCCATCTGGCCATGGTTCGCTACCACGAAGCTGGACGTTTCTGTGAGAAAGATCAGGAGTGGGATCAGGAATCCGCTCTTTTTCACCTGGTGCATGCTGCTGATTGTGGAGAACTGGAAGCCATCGTTGGGTTAGGACTCATATATTCCCAGCTGCCACATCACATTCTTGCAGAGGTCACTTCAGAG GACACAGAGGAAAACCGAGGAAAAGGATTTGATTATTTACTGAGAGCAGCAGAAGCTGGAGACCGGCCTTCCATGATTCTGGTAGCAAGATCATATGACACAGGTGTAAATCTTGGTTCAAACAG aatccAAGACTGGAAGGAAGCCCTGCACTGGTACAATGCTGCACTGAACATGACCGATTATGACGAAGGGGGTGAATACGATGGAACTCAGGATGAGCCGCATTATCTGCTCCTGGCGAGGGAAGCTGAGATGTTAATGACAGGAGGGTTCTGCCTGGCCAAGGATCCCCAAAGATCAG GTGAGTTGTATacagaagcagcagaagcagcaataCAAGCCATGAAGGGCAGATTGGCAAATCAATACTACCTGAAAGCTGAAGAAGCTTGGGCAATGATGGAGGAATGA